In Leopardus geoffroyi isolate Oge1 chromosome D1, O.geoffroyi_Oge1_pat1.0, whole genome shotgun sequence, the genomic stretch GATACTCTTTAACTACATTCAAGGAATGAGAGGGGAAAGAACGGAGACATGCAGAGTCTAATGTACTCCAGCGGCCACCGCAAAGCTGGTCTTGCAACAAGCAGAGGGACAAGCACGTGACCTAGCTCAAATCGCCCGCGCCTccctcttcagtttcttccctCCGACGGGTCTTTGCTGCCAACACGACCGGTCTTCAAAGGCGCTGAGTCTCTCTCTTTACCAAGTGGCTCAAGCTAGTTTTAATCCTTCTCAATAGGATCCAGGTGAAAATAGACAGCCTTGGGAATGCAGCAGCAGAGGAAACAAGGAatatacagaaacagaaagtttAGGAGAAGGGCCTCCCAGTGTTGAGTTAGAGACAAAGGTTCCAGACTGCTACCAGCAGCGGGGTCACCAGCAGAGCCATCTTCCCGGAGACAGTGGTGCCAAAGCTCCTGTTACACAGGTCCTGCTGGCAGCAGCGGTACTGGAGCTTCTGAAGCCCGAAGGAAGCTGAGATTCGCTCGAAACTGCAGTCCGCCAACTTCCAGCATTGGTAGTAATAGGATCTGGGCTCTgtgggggacacacacacacaagggtgAGCAAGTGGGCAATGTTCTGTGCCTGCCTTCGAACTCCTGATCCTACTTCTTAGAACCTAGCTCCGAAGGGAAGTAGAGACGTCCGGGCAAGAATACGTATCCTAGTCGGGCTATAAAGGGGAATGATTGAGCGACTGATGATGCGGCTCGAAAAGGAACTTTTCGCTAAAACCAAAGTCTCATGAGAACCCGCACAGCTGTGTGTGGTGGGAGCCCACAGGGGATCGTACTGAGGTTTTAGGGGTTTGCTAAGATTTTTAAACACATACTCCCATTGATCCAACAACCTTACTTCTAGAATTTGCTCTGTGAAGTTCCTTGTGAAAAAGATTAGGAG encodes the following:
- the CD59 gene encoding CD59 glycoprotein; the protein is MITMGSQGFILLGLLLILAVLCHSGHSLTCYSCVSPVSGNCTKTSVCSSNFDSCLYIEAEPRSYYYQCWKLADCSFERISASFGLQKLQYRCCQQDLCNRSFGTTVSGKMALLVTPLLVAVWNLCL